A single window of Rhinoraja longicauda isolate Sanriku21f chromosome 29, sRhiLon1.1, whole genome shotgun sequence DNA harbors:
- the LOC144607560 gene encoding LOW QUALITY PROTEIN: galactoside alpha-(1,2)-fucosyltransferase 2-like (The sequence of the model RefSeq protein was modified relative to this genomic sequence to represent the inferred CDS: substituted 1 base at 1 genomic stop codon): protein MKIVLPKSISIDXSKMKHCGFILILLAVTSVSIIVVFQYKYKVKIDYLNKDTNENSVKEDGQTRVENIPKGIWTINSIGRLGNQMGEFATLYALAKLNGHQAYILPPMANYLSPIFKTTLPTLHESLIKKLPWKTYGLHDWMDDGYRNIPGKYRMFTGYPCSWTFYHHLREEILREFTFHDFITEETNVYLRRIGGERKNVTFVGVHVRRGDYVRVMPQVWKGVLADKKYLGKAMTYFRNKYKNVIFVVTSDGMDWCKQNINNSKGDVFFSDTSNSPGQDLSILAHCNHTIMTIGTFGYWAGYLAGGETIFLDNFTLPDSPFLKLFKYKAAFLPQWIGIQADLTPLLTNTISTKKKQ from the coding sequence ATGAAAATAGTTTTGCCAAAGAGCATTTCTATTGATTAAAGCAAGATGAAACATTGCGGGTTCATATTAATTTTACTTGCAGTAACATCTGTTTCCATAATAGTTGTATTCCAATATAAATATAAGGTTAAAATAGATTATTTAAATAAAGATACAAATGAAAATAGTGTTAAGGAAGATGGTCAAACCAGAGTGGAGAATATTCCAAAGGGAATTTGGACAATAAATTCTATTGGACGGCTTGGCAACCAGATGGGGGAATTTGCAACACTGTATGCTTTGGCCAAGCTGAATGGTCATCAGGCCTACATTTTGCCTCCCATGGCCAATTATCTGTCTCCTATCTTTAAAACTACTCTTCCAACCCTCCATGAAAGTTTGATCAAAAAATTACCCTGGAAGACTTATGGACTCCATGACTGGATGGATGACGGGTATCGTAATATTCCAGGGAAATATCGAATGTTCACGGGATATCCGTGCTCCTGGACCTTCTATCATCACCTACGAGAAGAAATTCTCCGCGAGTTCACCTTTCATGACTTTATCACGGAAGAGACAAATGTATATCTGAGACGCATCGGGGGAGAGCGAAAGAATGTGACTTTTGTTGGTGTTCATGTTCGAAGGGGTGATTATGTACGTGTCATGCCACAAGTTTGGAAAGGGGTCTTGGCTGATAAGAAATATTTAGGAAAAGCAATGACTTACTTCAGAAATAAATACAAGAATGTTATTTTTGTGGTGACAAGTGATGGAATGGATTGGTGCAAGCAGAACATCAATAATTCCAAAGGGGATGTTTTCTTTTCAGATACTTCGAACAGTCCAGGTCAAGATCTTTCTATTCTTGCTCATTGTAATCACACTATAATGACGATAGGGACATTTGGTTACTGGGCAGGGTACCTCGCTGGTGGGGAGACTATTTTCCTCGATAACTTCACTCTGCCTGATTCACCATTTCTAAAGCTATTTAAGTACAAAGCAGCTTTCTTACCTCAATGGATTGGAATTCAAGCTGATCTCACACCTCTTCTGACAAACACTATCAgtaccaaaaaaaaacaatga
- the LOC144607559 gene encoding galactoside alpha-(1,2)-fucosyltransferase 2-like, translated as MKRYGFILILLAVISVSIIVVFQYKYKVKIDYLNKDTNENGVKEDGQTRVENIPKGIWTINSIGRLGNQMGEFATLYALAKLNGHQAYILPPMANYLSPIFKTTLPTLHESLIKKLPWKTYGLHDWMDDGYRNISGNYRMFMGYPCSWTFYHHLREEILREFTFHDFITEETNVYLRRIGGERKNVTFVGVHVRRGDYVRVMPQVWKGVLADKKYLEKAMTYFRNKYKNVIFVVTSDGMDWCKQNINNSKGDVFFSDTSNSPGQDLSILAHCNHTIMTIGTFGYWAGYLAGGETIFLDNFTLPDSPFLKLFKYKAAFLPQWIGIPADLTPLLTNTISTKKKQ; from the coding sequence ATGAAACGTTACGGGTTCATATTAATTTTACTTGCAGTAATATCTGTTTCCATAATAGTTGTATTCCAATATAAATATAAGGTTAAAATAGATTATTTAAATAAAGATACAAATGAAAATGGTGTTAAGGAAGATGGTCAAACCAGAGTGGAGAATATTCCAAAGGGAATTTGGACAATAAATTCTATTGGACGGCTTGGCAACCAGATGGGGGAATTTGCAACACTGTATGCTTTGGCCAAGTTGAATGGTCATCAGGCCTACATTTTGCCTCCCATGGCCAATTATCTGTCTCCTATCTTTAAAACTACTCTTCCAACCCTCCATGAAAGTTTGATCAAAAAATTACCCTGGAAGACTTATGGACTCCATGACTGGATGGATGACGGGTATCGTAATATTTCAGGGAACTATCGAATGTTCATGGGATATCCGTGCTCCTGGACCTTCTATCATCACCTACGAGAAGAAATTCTCCGCGAGTTCACCTTTCATGACTTTATCACGGAAGAGACAAATGTATATCTGAGACGCATCGGGGGAGAGCGAAAGAATGTGACTTTTGTTGGTGTTCATGTTCGAAGGGGTGATTATGTACGTGTCATGCCACAAGTTTGGAAAGGGGTCTTGGCTGATAAGAAATATTTAGAAAAAGCAATGACTTACTTCAGAAATAAATACAAGAATGTTATTTTTGTGGTGACAAGTGATGGAATGGATTGGTGCAAGCAGAACATCAATAATTCCAAAGGGGATGTTTTCTTTTCAGATACTTCGAACAGTCCAGGTCAAGATCTTTCTATTCTTGCTCATTGTAATCACACTATAATGACGATAGGGACATTTGGTTACTGGGCAGGGTACCTCGCTGGTGGGGAGACTATTTTCCTCGATAACTTCACTCTGCCTGATTCACCATTTCTAAAGCTATTTAAGTACAAAGCAGCTTTCTTACCTCAATGGATTGGAATTCCAGCTGATCTCACACCTCTTCTGACAAACACTATCAgtaccaaaaaaaaacaatga